DNA sequence from the Pseudobdellovibrionaceae bacterium genome:
TGGAGCTTATTGTTTAAAATTATTTAATAGTGACTTTAGCTGATCTGCCGAAAGCTTTTTAGCCTCTGTTCGTATAAATAGTTTGGATTTATCAGGGGTTACTGGTTTTTTTAATACCGATGGCACAAAGTGAAATAAGCCTGTAGCAATCTTATTTTTTTGTTTAACAGCATTTAACACGCTTAAGGCATCTATAGGTTTTGTTAGATCGTGGCTATTAGATTCTAATTTATACAGATGCACGGTAGTATCTTTAGAAATAGCAATTTTTAAAACATCACCTTCTTTATATAATGTATCACTAGGCGTTTCTTCTTTTTCATTTACAAGGTCAATATTATTTAAGTTAAGACGATTCTTTTTTGAAGCAACATGACTGGTTTTCGATTCGGGGTTATTTGCAAAAGCAATACAAGGCGAAATAACATCAATAAAAGCGGTGCCGTTATGTTGTAACGCTAACTTAATTAAGCTTTGCATTTGTTTTTTGTCTCCCGAAAAACTACGAGCTACAAATTGGCAACCCATTTCTATAGCTAAAGTACAAAGGTCAATGGAAGAGTCGGTCATCACATCTTTGCTTTTGTTAATGTGTCCAGCATAGGCCGTGGCCGATAGTTGCCCTTTGGTTAGCCCGTAAACACTATTATTTTCTACAATATAAACCATAGGAATATTACGCCGCAGTAAATGACAAAAAGAAGATAAACCAATATTAGCGGTATCGCCATCGCCAGAAATTCCAATTAATTTTAAGTCGGGGTTAGCTAAATATACGCCAGTGGCTAGGGGAGGCATTCTTCCATGAATAAAATTAATTCCAAAAGATTGATTTAAAAAATAATTTATGCTTTTAGAGGAACAACCAATTCCAGATAATTTTACAATTTGGTTAGGGGCAATATTTAAATCATAACACGCGTTTAAAATATGCTCACTAATACTATTGTGCCCACAGCCCGTACACAAAGTGCTAGGAGAACCTTTGTAATCTTCGTTGTTAAATACTTTTTTTATTTTACTCATAATATTATTTTTATTTTAAACTTTCTATAATTTGTTTAGTAACACTACAGGCATCTATGGGTAACCCATTATAATGAGTAATGCTGGTAAATTGACTGGCGTACTCTGGTAAAGCTTGTGTAATTAATTGTTTCATTTGCCCAGAAATATTTTGTTCTATAATAAAACAAGGCTTACTGCTATTTTTTAAAAACGATTGCATTATATCTGTGTGCAGGGGATAGGATTGAATTTTTAAATATTCTACCGAGCAATTTTGCAACTGTAGTTGCTCTTGAACTTCTTTTATTATTTGGTCGGTCGATCCATAGGCAATAATCTGCACACCTCGCTCACTGGGTATATTGGTTTTTGTAATCACGGGAGGGGGAGTAATTTTTAAGCAAGACTGGTATTTAAGGCGTAGCCGTTTAAGCAATTTAGAAAAATTTTCGGGGTCTTCGGAGTAATCGCCTTTTTGATTATGTCCGGTACCTCTTGTTAAGTAAGCTTGCAAACTTCCCGGCAAGCTACGAATGGGTACATAATCTTTGTCGGGATCTGCATAAGGCTCCCAATTTTTTACTCGTGGTTGTGTATGGCTTAACTTACCATTTTGTAATTCTGTGGAGGGGTAAGAAATATCACCGCAAGACTGTAAATTCATTCCAATATCTAAATCGCTTAAAATTAAAACAGGAGTTTGTAAGTTATGGGCAATATCAAAAGCCTGATAATTCATAGTAAAACATTCCTCAGGGTTAGAGGGAAGCAAAATAATAGACTGACAATCTCCGTGAGAAATTTGTGCGGCAAAACATAAATCGCCTTGAGAAGTTTTAGTAGGTAAGCCTGTGGAAGGCCCCATTCTTTGCACATCTCCTACTACTAAAGGTATTTCTGCAAAATAGGCGTAACCTAAAGCCTCGGCCATTAAAGAAAGCCCTGGGCCAGAGGTTGCTGTGGCCGCTCTTGCCCCTGCCCAACCAGCACCAATAGTCATGGATATAGCACTAAGCTCATCTTCGCTTTGCATAGTTAAGCAGCTGTTGGTTTTTAATTGTGCATTTAGTGTTTTTATATTTTCTGCCACAGAGGTCGAGGGAGTTATAGGGTACCAAGAAAATACTTGGCAACCTGCAGTTAATATTCCCATAGCGGCACCAATGTTTCCGTCTATCAAAAGGGAATGTTTTTTATTTTGTAAGGTTTTTTCTTTGGGCAGTTGTACAATATTGCCTGCCTGTATTTGTTTTTTTGCTTCTTTTAAGCCTAAAACAAAGGCTTTTTTATTTACTTGTAAAATATCGTCAGTAAATTTTTCTTTTAATACACTTTGCATTAATGCATTATCAATATTAAACACCTCGGATAAAAAAGAAGTAGAAATAATATTTTTTAAAAGTTTTTTTATGGGTGCTTTTGCTTCAATATTTTTTAAAATATCTTTATAAGGAATTTTTACCACGCTAATTTTATGCTTTTTAATCAAGAAATAGTTGGGCGAATTTTTTAAAATATCTGTATAATCAGAATCAATAATTAAAACACCCTCATTTTTAATTTTTAACAAATCTTCATTAAGTGTGGGAAGGTGAATATTTAATAAATAATTAGATTGAGTTTGAAACCCGCACAAATGCTCTACATTACTCCATCTTAAAAAATATTGCGTAGCAAGGCCTGCAATATTCGATGGAAAAATATTTTTACTTCCCACAAAGTGGCCCGCTTTAAATAATCCAGTTAATAAAATTTGATTAGCACTTAAACTACCAGTTCCATTTTGTGTGGAAATAAAAAGAGAGGGACAGTAGTTTTTCATTGGTAGTATTGACAATTTTATATTTACTTTTATGCTGAAAGCAGATTACTATTTTTATAATAAAAATACAAGATGATTATCGCGTGTAAAAAACAGTATTTTTATTAAATGGCAACAGGCTTATTTTATGACAATAGCTTCTAGGCACTTCTTACTTTTAGATTTCTTGCGAATTTTTGCAGTATTCATTATTGCCCCTTATTATTTAAACGATTTTTCTTTGTACAAGCCTCTTGAAGGATCGTCTTTTGTCTTTGTAGAAAATTTGTTACAAGGTATTAAGCACTTTTCTTTTTCGGGGTTTATTTTGGTGTTTTTAGTTTTTTTTATTATGGGCTTTAAAAAAAAGAATAAGTTTCTTTTATCTGTTTGGATTAAATTATTTTTTGGTTTTTTAATTTTATGTTTATTTGCAGGATATAGCTTTTTACAATGGAGCTTTCATTGGGACACATATCACTTTATTATTTCTTCTTCACTAATTGTGGTTATTATTAATTACTTTCGCATTCCAGCTAAAACTATAGTTATTTTTGGCATCGCATTACTATGTATACCTTTTTGGAAGTTTTCTATTTTTCATACGCATTCTTTTTGGCAAGAAGCTTTAATTGGCGTTTGCGGACAGGGAGTGTCTCGAGGAACATGGCCATTGTTGCCATGGGTTGGTTTAGTACTTTTTGCTTACGGGCTAGGGGCTTTATATCAAGTTAACCAAAAGGCTCTTGCACAAATAAGCACCAAAAAATTATCAATATGGATAATTACTGTTATAATTTGTTTATCATTTTGGGGAGGTTATTCGATGATGCCTTTTGGGGCTGAGGCAAATTGTTTTTTGCACAGGCAAAGCCCGTGGGTATTTTGGGTACATTTTATGATTATTTTGTTTTTTGTAAGAATCGCTTTTTTACAAAAAGTGCAAGACTATTTAGCGCAGTATAGAGGGTTTGTTTTGTTAGAAAAATTATCTTGGTCTACGCACTTTGGTTTAAGTTTTATAGTATTTTTAATCATTAATGCATTGTGTGGAAAATATTTTTACGATCTTTTAGCTAAAGATGACCTGTATTTACTAGTGCTTTCGTGGTGTTCTGTTATATTAACACATTTTGTAGTGACCAGTATTTTAAAGGCAAAACAAAATTTACAAGTATAAATATTTTAATTTCTTACTTGAACCTTCT
Encoded proteins:
- a CDS encoding 2-oxoacid:ferredoxin oxidoreductase subunit beta, which gives rise to MSKIKKVFNNEDYKGSPSTLCTGCGHNSISEHILNACYDLNIAPNQIVKLSGIGCSSKSINYFLNQSFGINFIHGRMPPLATGVYLANPDLKLIGISGDGDTANIGLSSFCHLLRRNIPMVYIVENNSVYGLTKGQLSATAYAGHINKSKDVMTDSSIDLCTLAIEMGCQFVARSFSGDKKQMQSLIKLALQHNGTAFIDVISPCIAFANNPESKTSHVASKKNRLNLNNIDLVNEKEETPSDTLYKEGDVLKIAISKDTTVHLYKLESNSHDLTKPIDALSVLNAVKQKNKIATGLFHFVPSVLKKPVTPDKSKLFIRTEAKKLSADQLKSLLNNFKQ